One genomic window of Leptotrichia trevisanii DSM 22070 includes the following:
- a CDS encoding zinc ribbon domain-containing protein YjdM, whose product MSLPNCPKCGSEYVYEDGNMLVCPECFYEWAENGEESSDENVVKDSNGNILQDGDSVTIIKDLKVKGTSSDLKRGTKVKNIRLIDDGIHNIDCKIDGFGAMKLKSEFVKKI is encoded by the coding sequence ATGAGTTTACCAAATTGTCCTAAATGTGGATCAGAATATGTTTATGAGGATGGAAATATGCTAGTTTGTCCAGAATGCTTTTATGAATGGGCTGAAAATGGGGAAGAAAGCAGTGATGAAAACGTTGTGAAAGATTCAAACGGGAATATTTTGCAGGATGGAGACAGCGTTACAATTATTAAGGATTTGAAAGTAAAAGGTACATCATCAGATTTGAAGAGAGGGACAAAAGTTAAAAATATAAGATTAATTGATGATGGAATTCATAATATCGACTGTAAAATAGATGGTTTTGGTGCGATGAAGCTGAAATCGGAATTTGTTAAAAAAATATAA
- the era gene encoding GTPase Era has translation MKSGFITIVGRPNVGKSTLMNKLVKEKVAIVSDKAGTTRDQIKGIVNIGENQFIFVDTPGIHKPKHLLGEHMTNVALEALENVDLIMFMLDGTQEISTGDIFVNENVRSVNTPIVLVINKIDKMTDEEIEEKKKEIREKLGEFDEIITLTAEYAIGIHKIFEVAEKYLSNDVWFYPEDYYTDLPVNKIVVETVREKILHHTKDEIPHSVAVEIINVETKPAIRKYDINIYVERDSQKGIIIGKDGAMLKKIGIEARREIEHLIDLKVNLKLWVKVKKKWRKNKKFLDEMGYGK, from the coding sequence ATGAAGTCAGGATTTATAACAATCGTCGGACGTCCAAATGTTGGGAAGTCGACGCTTATGAATAAGCTTGTGAAAGAAAAGGTTGCAATTGTGTCGGATAAGGCTGGGACGACTAGGGATCAGATAAAAGGGATTGTAAATATTGGAGAAAATCAGTTTATATTTGTAGATACGCCAGGGATTCACAAACCTAAACATTTACTTGGGGAACACATGACTAATGTGGCATTAGAAGCTCTTGAAAATGTCGATTTGATAATGTTTATGCTGGATGGGACACAGGAAATTTCGACTGGGGATATATTTGTTAATGAAAATGTGAGAAGTGTAAATACACCAATTGTACTTGTTATTAACAAAATTGATAAAATGACGGATGAGGAAATTGAGGAGAAGAAAAAGGAAATTCGTGAAAAATTGGGAGAATTTGATGAAATAATAACTCTTACGGCGGAATATGCGATTGGGATTCATAAGATATTTGAAGTTGCCGAGAAATATTTGTCAAATGATGTATGGTTTTATCCAGAAGATTATTATACAGATTTACCAGTAAATAAAATCGTTGTAGAAACAGTCAGAGAGAAAATTTTACATCATACGAAAGATGAAATTCCTCATAGTGTAGCTGTAGAGATTATTAATGTAGAAACAAAGCCTGCAATTAGGAAATATGATATAAATATTTATGTTGAAAGGGATAGTCAAAAAGGTATTATTATTGGAAAAGATGGGGCTATGCTCAAGAAAATTGGGATAGAGGCTAGACGTGAAATTGAGCATCTGATTGATTTGAAGGTTAATTTAAAATTGTGGGTGAAAGTTAAGAAGAAATGGAGAAAAAATAAGAAATTTCTTGATGAAATGGGTTATGGGAAATAA